In Enterobacter sp. 638, a single window of DNA contains:
- the fsa gene encoding fructose-6-phosphate aldolase, translating into MELYLDTSDVAAVKKLARIFPLAGVTTNPSIVAAGKKPLDVLLPELHDALGGKGQLFAQVMATSAEAMVEDARKLRAIINDLVVKVPVTAEGLAAIKILKAEGIPTLGTAVYGAAQGMLSALAGAEYVAPYVNRLDAQGGDGIQTVVELQQLLTLHAPQAKVLAASFKTPRQALNCLLAGCEAITLPLDVAQQFISAPAVDAAVAKFEQDWQSAFGRTSI; encoded by the coding sequence ATGGAACTTTATCTCGATACTTCCGACGTTGCCGCAGTAAAAAAACTGGCGCGTATTTTCCCGCTGGCGGGTGTAACCACTAACCCCAGTATTGTGGCGGCGGGTAAAAAACCGCTGGACGTACTGTTGCCGGAGCTGCATGACGCGCTGGGGGGAAAAGGCCAGTTGTTCGCGCAAGTGATGGCAACCTCGGCGGAAGCGATGGTCGAAGATGCGCGAAAATTACGCGCCATCATTAACGATCTGGTGGTCAAAGTGCCCGTCACGGCAGAAGGGCTGGCCGCCATTAAAATACTGAAAGCCGAAGGGATCCCAACGCTGGGAACGGCGGTGTACGGTGCTGCGCAGGGCATGCTGTCGGCGCTGGCGGGTGCGGAATATGTTGCGCCGTATGTGAACCGCCTGGATGCACAGGGCGGTGACGGCATTCAAACGGTGGTGGAATTACAGCAACTGCTGACGCTGCATGCCCCGCAGGCAAAAGTGCTGGCCGCGAGTTTTAAAACGCCGCGTCAGGCACTGAACTGTTTGCTGGCGGGCTGCGAGGCTATCACCTTGCCGCTGGATGTGGCGCAGCAGTTTATTAGCGCTCCCGCAGTGGACGCGGCTGTGGCGAAGTTTGAGCAGGACTGGCAGAGCGCGTTTGGCCGGACGTCTATTTGA
- a CDS encoding glycoside hydrolase family 31 protein has translation MKTLKNWTLAKQSANHLELLVDSQHYLNLYVLEENLFRVLIKRKGELALEKTWSIAPEQDVPWEGRHREDLSGFSCPTWTLTQQGDALVIATQQLRVTVHQPLWLEWHYRNDAGEWQALVNDRPTSAYLLNAHGDGAAHYLSRRKDERFYGLGEKAGDLQRNGKRYEMRNLDAMGYNAVSTDPLYKHIPFTIARRDDVSYGVFYDNLSSCWLDLGNEIDNYHTAYRRWQAEAGDIDYYIFTGKRVLDVTKAFVRLTGKTLFGPKWSLGYSGSTMHYTDAPDAQNQLMNFIRLCEEHAIPCDSFQLSSGYTSINGKRYVFNWNYDKVPQPKVMTQAFHDAGLKLAANIKPCLLQDHPRYSEVAEKGLFIRDSETDAPERSSFWDDEGSHLDFTNPQTVEWWQNGVTTQILEMGIDSTWNDNNEFEVWDGEARCHGFGQEIAIKHIRPVMPLLMMRASMEAQQKFAPEKRPYLISRSGCAGMQRYVQTWSGDNRTNWETLRYNTRMGLGMSLSGLFNVGHDVGGFSGDKPDAELFVRWVQNGVMHPRFTIHSWNDDQTVNEPWMYPGVTPAIRGAIELRYRLLPYLYTLLWQAHADDEPMLRPTFLDHEHDAQTFEECDDFLLGRDVLVASVVEAGQRERRLWLPDNETGWYDFYTHEWFSGGQWITRDAPLEKLPLLVRAGAGLPLSERITHVSAEKDDMRELKLFPLKGVGTTSGLLFEDDGESWGYQKGNALWLNWEMVCEGSTIDLKVEARGDYRPAWNTLNVSLPAGEKRKLLVNGVEGSEWVL, from the coding sequence ATGAAAACGTTGAAAAACTGGACGCTGGCGAAGCAGTCAGCGAATCATCTGGAACTGCTGGTTGATTCTCAACATTACCTGAATCTGTATGTGCTGGAAGAGAATCTGTTCCGCGTGCTGATTAAGCGCAAAGGCGAGCTGGCGCTGGAGAAAACCTGGAGCATTGCGCCAGAACAGGACGTGCCGTGGGAAGGTCGGCATCGTGAAGATCTCAGCGGATTTAGCTGCCCGACGTGGACGCTCACGCAGCAGGGCGACGCGCTGGTAATTGCCACCCAACAGCTGCGCGTCACCGTGCATCAGCCGCTGTGGCTGGAGTGGCATTATCGCAACGACGCGGGTGAATGGCAGGCGCTGGTGAATGACCGGCCAACAAGTGCCTATCTGCTGAACGCCCACGGCGACGGCGCGGCCCACTACCTGAGCCGTCGTAAAGATGAGCGCTTTTATGGCCTGGGTGAGAAAGCAGGTGATTTGCAGCGCAACGGTAAACGCTATGAGATGCGCAATCTGGATGCGATGGGGTACAACGCCGTCAGCACCGATCCGCTGTACAAGCATATTCCGTTTACCATCGCCCGCCGCGATGACGTGAGCTACGGTGTGTTTTACGACAACCTGAGCAGCTGCTGGCTGGATCTGGGCAACGAAATCGACAATTACCACACCGCCTATCGCCGCTGGCAGGCCGAAGCGGGTGATATTGATTACTACATTTTTACCGGCAAACGCGTGCTGGACGTCACCAAAGCCTTCGTGCGCTTGACCGGGAAAACGCTTTTTGGCCCGAAATGGAGCCTGGGCTACAGCGGTTCGACCATGCACTACACCGACGCACCCGACGCGCAAAATCAGCTGATGAACTTCATCCGCCTGTGCGAAGAACACGCGATCCCGTGCGACTCGTTCCAGCTGTCGTCCGGGTATACCTCGATAAACGGCAAGCGCTACGTCTTTAACTGGAACTATGACAAAGTGCCGCAGCCCAAAGTGATGACTCAGGCGTTCCACGACGCGGGTCTCAAACTTGCGGCGAACATCAAACCGTGCCTGCTACAGGATCACCCGCGCTACAGCGAAGTGGCGGAAAAAGGCCTGTTTATCCGCGATTCAGAAACCGATGCGCCAGAACGCTCAAGTTTCTGGGACGACGAAGGCTCGCACCTCGACTTTACGAACCCACAAACGGTCGAGTGGTGGCAGAACGGTGTCACGACTCAAATCCTGGAAATGGGGATCGATTCCACCTGGAATGATAATAACGAGTTTGAAGTCTGGGATGGAGAGGCGCGCTGTCACGGCTTCGGTCAGGAAATTGCGATCAAGCACATTCGCCCGGTGATGCCGCTGCTGATGATGCGCGCGTCGATGGAAGCGCAACAGAAATTTGCACCAGAAAAACGGCCGTATTTGATTTCGCGTTCAGGCTGCGCCGGGATGCAGCGCTACGTCCAGACCTGGAGCGGCGATAATCGGACCAACTGGGAGACACTGCGCTATAACACCCGCATGGGTCTGGGCATGAGCCTGTCTGGCTTGTTTAACGTCGGCCACGATGTGGGCGGTTTCTCAGGCGATAAACCTGATGCCGAGCTGTTTGTGCGCTGGGTACAGAACGGCGTGATGCATCCACGCTTCACCATTCACTCGTGGAATGACGATCAGACGGTAAATGAGCCGTGGATGTATCCGGGCGTGACGCCAGCCATTCGCGGTGCCATCGAGCTGCGCTATCGGCTGCTGCCATATTTATACACCCTGCTCTGGCAGGCTCACGCTGACGATGAGCCGATGCTACGTCCAACGTTCCTCGATCACGAGCATGATGCGCAGACGTTCGAAGAGTGTGACGACTTCCTGCTGGGCCGCGATGTGCTTGTCGCGAGCGTCGTCGAAGCGGGACAACGTGAGCGCCGCCTCTGGCTGCCAGACAACGAAACTGGCTGGTATGATTTTTACACCCACGAATGGTTCTCCGGCGGTCAGTGGATTACCCGCGATGCGCCTCTGGAAAAACTGCCATTGCTGGTGCGCGCCGGGGCGGGTCTGCCGCTGAGCGAACGCATTACGCATGTGTCAGCTGAAAAAGATGATATGCGCGAGCTGAAATTGTTCCCGCTGAAAGGTGTGGGGACGACGTCTGGCCTGCTGTTTGAAGACGACGGCGAAAGCTGGGGTTATCAAAAGGGCAACGCGTTGTGGCTGAACTGGGAAATGGTGTGTGAAGGGTCAACGATTGATCTGAAGGTGGAAGCGCGCGGAGATTATCGTCCGGCGTGGAATACGCTGAACGTGTCGTTACCGGCGGGCGAGAAACGTAAGCTACTGGTGAATGGCGTTGAAGGGAGTGAGTGGGTGTTGTAA
- a CDS encoding formate C-acetyltransferase/glycerol dehydratase family glycyl radical enzyme — protein MTQLNLNTLTDRIKAHKTALVHIVKPPVCTERAQHYTEMYQQHMDKPIPVRRALALAHHLAKRTLWIKHDELIIGNQASEVRAAPIFPEYTVSWIEKEIDDLADRPGAGFAVSEENKRVLHDICPWWRGQTVQDRCYGMFTDEQKGLLETGIIKAEGNMTSGDAHLAVNFPLLLEKGLDGMRAKVAERRTRINLTVLDDLHGDQFLKAIDIVLDAVSLHIQRFASLAREMASNEIRESRRDELLAMAENCDVIAHQPPKTFWQALQLCYFIQLILQIESNGHSVSFARMDQYLYPFYRRDVELDQSLNREHAIEMLHSCWLKLLEVNKIRSGSHSKASAGSPLYQNVTIGGQKLVNGEAMDAVNPLSYAILESCGRLRSTQPNLSVRYHAGMSNDFLDACVQVIRCGFGMPAFNNDEIVISEFIKLGVEKEDAYDYAAIGCIETAVGGKWGYRCTGMSFINFARVMLAAMEGGRDATSGKVFLPQDKALSAGNFDNFEQVMESWDNQIRYYTRKSIEIEYVVDTMLEENVPDILCSSLVDDCIERAKSIKEGGAKYDWVSGLQVGIANLGNSLAAVKKLVFEQGTIGQQQLAAALADDYEGLTHEQLRQRLINGAPKYGNDDDSVDLLLARAYQTYIEELKQYHNPRYGRGPIGGNYYAGTSSISANVPFGAATMATPDGRKAHTPLAEGASPASGTDHLGPTAVIGSVGKLPTEAILGGVLLNQKLNPATLENDSDRQKLMILLRTFFEVHKGWHIQYNIVSRETLLEAKRHPDQYRDLVVRVAGYSAFFTALSPDAQDDIIARTEHTL, from the coding sequence ATGACACAGCTGAATCTGAACACCCTGACCGATCGTATTAAGGCGCATAAAACCGCTCTGGTGCATATCGTTAAGCCGCCCGTCTGTACCGAACGCGCGCAGCATTACACCGAAATGTACCAGCAGCACATGGACAAACCTATACCGGTACGTCGCGCGCTGGCGCTGGCGCATCATCTGGCGAAGCGCACCCTCTGGATCAAACACGACGAGCTAATCATCGGCAACCAGGCAAGCGAAGTCCGCGCCGCGCCGATCTTCCCGGAATATACCGTGTCGTGGATTGAAAAAGAGATCGACGACCTGGCCGACCGTCCGGGCGCGGGCTTTGCCGTTAGCGAAGAGAATAAACGCGTGCTGCATGATATTTGTCCGTGGTGGCGCGGCCAGACGGTGCAGGATCGCTGCTACGGCATGTTTACTGACGAGCAAAAAGGGCTTCTGGAAACCGGGATTATCAAAGCCGAAGGCAATATGACCTCTGGCGACGCCCATCTGGCGGTGAATTTCCCGCTGCTGCTGGAGAAAGGCCTCGACGGGATGCGTGCCAAAGTGGCCGAGCGCCGTACTCGCATTAACCTGACCGTACTGGACGATTTGCACGGCGATCAGTTCCTGAAAGCGATTGATATCGTGCTGGACGCCGTGAGCCTGCATATCCAACGTTTTGCCAGTCTGGCGCGTGAAATGGCGAGCAACGAGATCCGCGAAAGCCGTCGCGACGAGCTGCTGGCGATGGCGGAAAACTGCGATGTGATTGCCCATCAGCCGCCAAAAACCTTCTGGCAGGCGCTGCAGCTGTGCTATTTCATCCAGCTGATTCTGCAAATTGAATCCAACGGTCACTCCGTCTCCTTCGCCCGTATGGATCAGTATCTGTATCCGTTCTACCGCCGTGACGTTGAGTTGGATCAGTCGCTCAACCGCGAACACGCGATTGAAATGCTGCACAGCTGCTGGCTGAAATTGCTGGAAGTGAACAAAATTCGTTCCGGCTCGCACTCAAAAGCGTCGGCGGGCAGTCCGCTGTATCAGAACGTCACCATTGGCGGACAAAAGCTGGTCAATGGCGAAGCGATGGACGCGGTGAACCCGCTCTCGTACGCCATTCTGGAATCCTGCGGTCGCCTGCGTTCCACCCAGCCAAACCTCAGCGTGCGTTATCACGCCGGTATGAGCAATGATTTCCTCGACGCCTGCGTGCAGGTGATCCGCTGCGGCTTTGGCATGCCCGCGTTTAATAACGATGAAATCGTGATTTCCGAGTTCATCAAACTCGGCGTCGAAAAAGAAGATGCGTACGACTATGCGGCGATCGGGTGTATCGAAACCGCCGTGGGCGGCAAATGGGGATATCGCTGTACCGGTATGAGCTTTATCAACTTCGCCCGCGTGATGCTGGCGGCGATGGAAGGCGGTCGCGATGCCACCAGCGGCAAGGTTTTCCTGCCGCAGGATAAAGCGCTTTCCGCCGGTAACTTCGATAATTTCGAACAAGTGATGGAATCCTGGGATAACCAGATTCGCTACTACACGCGCAAATCTATCGAGATTGAATACGTGGTGGACACCATGCTGGAAGAAAACGTCCCCGATATTCTCTGCTCGTCGCTGGTGGACGACTGCATTGAGCGCGCGAAAAGTATTAAAGAAGGCGGCGCGAAATACGACTGGGTGTCGGGTTTGCAGGTCGGTATCGCCAACCTTGGGAACAGCCTGGCTGCGGTGAAGAAGCTGGTCTTTGAACAGGGCACGATCGGTCAGCAGCAGCTGGCAGCCGCGCTGGCGGATGATTACGAAGGGCTGACGCATGAGCAGTTGCGCCAGCGTCTTATTAACGGCGCACCGAAATACGGCAACGATGACGACAGCGTTGATTTGCTGCTGGCCCGCGCCTACCAGACCTATATCGAAGAGCTGAAGCAGTACCACAACCCGCGCTACGGCCGTGGTCCGATTGGCGGTAACTATTACGCGGGTACGTCGTCTATTTCGGCAAACGTGCCGTTTGGTGCGGCGACGATGGCAACGCCGGATGGACGTAAAGCGCATACCCCGCTGGCGGAAGGCGCAAGCCCGGCGTCGGGCACCGATCATCTCGGTCCGACCGCGGTTATCGGTTCCGTGGGTAAACTGCCGACGGAAGCGATTCTGGGTGGCGTGCTGTTAAATCAGAAGCTCAATCCGGCAACGCTTGAGAACGATTCGGACCGTCAGAAGCTGATGATCCTGCTGCGCACTTTCTTCGAGGTGCATAAAGGCTGGCATATTCAGTACAACATTGTGTCGCGTGAAACGCTGCTGGAAGCGAAACGGCATCCGGATCAGTATCGTGACCTGGTGGTGCGCGTAGCGGGTTATTCGGCGTTCTTTACCGCGCTGTCGCCAGACGCGCAGGACGATATCATCGCCCGTACGGAGCATACGCTCTAA
- a CDS encoding DUF1479 domain-containing protein: MTLTFTSEILPADPKAAISQMKRELRAQIGDVQAVFDRLSDKIATRVAEINELKSKGESVWPVIPFKDVKNGQITAAQREAVKRRGCAVIKGHFPREQALAWDNSMLDYLDLNQFDEVYKGPGDNFFGSLTASRPEIYPIYWSQAQMQARQSEQMAQVQSFLNRLWTFESNGKQWFNPDVSVIYPDRIRRRPPGTTSKGLGAHTDSGALERWLLPAYQQVFARVFDGNLDQYDPWNAAHRTEVEEYTVDNTTKCSVFRTFQGWTALSDMIPDQGLLHVVPIPEAMAYILLRPLLDDVPEDELCGVAPGRVLPISEKWHPLLIDALTSIPALDAGDSVWWHCDVIHSVAPVENQQGWGNVMYIPAAPMCEKNLAYAKKVKAALETGASPGDFPREDYEKTWQDRFTVSDLNIHGKRALGMV, encoded by the coding sequence ATGACGTTAACGTTTACCAGTGAAATTTTGCCTGCGGACCCTAAAGCCGCGATTAGCCAAATGAAACGCGAGTTACGCGCGCAGATCGGTGACGTTCAGGCGGTTTTCGACCGACTGAGTGATAAAATTGCGACTCGCGTGGCGGAAATTAATGAACTGAAAAGCAAAGGGGAATCCGTCTGGCCGGTCATCCCTTTTAAAGATGTGAAGAACGGTCAGATAACGGCTGCACAGCGTGAAGCGGTAAAACGTCGGGGTTGTGCGGTCATCAAAGGTCATTTCCCGCGCGAGCAAGCGCTGGCGTGGGATAATTCCATGCTCGACTATCTCGATCTCAACCAGTTCGACGAGGTCTACAAAGGGCCAGGCGATAACTTCTTTGGCTCCTTAACCGCATCGCGTCCGGAAATTTATCCGATTTACTGGTCGCAGGCGCAAATGCAGGCGCGTCAGAGCGAACAAATGGCGCAGGTGCAATCGTTCCTGAATCGTTTGTGGACGTTCGAGAGCAACGGAAAACAGTGGTTTAACCCGGATGTCAGCGTGATTTATCCGGATCGCATCCGCCGCCGCCCGCCAGGAACAACGTCCAAAGGTTTGGGCGCACATACTGATTCCGGGGCGCTGGAACGCTGGCTGCTTCCGGCTTATCAGCAGGTCTTTGCGCGGGTATTTGACGGGAATCTCGATCAATACGATCCCTGGAATGCTGCGCATCGCACGGAAGTGGAAGAGTACACCGTGGATAACACCACCAAGTGCTCCGTGTTCCGCACCTTCCAGGGCTGGACGGCGCTGTCAGATATGATCCCAGACCAGGGCTTGCTGCACGTTGTGCCGATCCCGGAGGCGATGGCGTACATTCTGTTGCGTCCGCTGCTCGACGACGTGCCGGAAGACGAGCTTTGCGGCGTGGCACCGGGACGCGTACTGCCGATTTCCGAGAAGTGGCATCCGCTGTTGATCGACGCGTTAACCAGCATTCCGGCACTCGACGCGGGAGATTCGGTGTGGTGGCATTGCGATGTGATTCACTCCGTCGCGCCCGTGGAGAATCAGCAAGGCTGGGGCAACGTGATGTACATCCCTGCCGCGCCGATGTGCGAGAAAAATCTCGCCTACGCGAAAAAAGTCAAAGCGGCGCTGGAAACGGGCGCATCGCCGGGCGATTTCCCGCGCGAAGATTACGAAAAAACCTGGCAGGACCGCTTTACCGTAAGCGACCTGAATATCCACGGCAAGCGCGCGCTCGGCATGGTCTAA
- a CDS encoding Cof-type HAD-IIB family hydrolase, with product MTVKVIVTDMDGTFLDDAKQYDRERFQAQFEQLKARDIEFVVASGNQYYQLISFFPELKEHISFVAENGALVFDHGEQIFHGELTHHESQIVIGELLKDKQLNFVACGLESAYVSNNAPDEFVALMSKHYHRLKRISDYQDIDDVLFKFSLNLPDSDIPDLIDQLHVSLDGIMKPVTSGFGFVDLIIPGLHKANGISRLLKRWGISPQECVGIGDSGNDAEMLKLVKYSFAMGNAAESIKSISRFRADDNNHQGALNVIQAVLDNTDPFNA from the coding sequence ATGACCGTTAAAGTTATCGTCACCGATATGGACGGAACTTTCCTTGATGATGCCAAGCAGTACGATCGTGAACGCTTTCAGGCACAATTCGAGCAGCTTAAGGCACGTGATATTGAATTTGTTGTCGCCAGCGGCAACCAGTATTACCAGCTCATCTCGTTCTTCCCGGAACTGAAAGAACACATTTCTTTCGTCGCTGAAAACGGCGCGCTGGTGTTCGATCACGGCGAGCAGATTTTCCACGGCGAACTGACCCACCACGAATCACAAATCGTGATCGGCGAATTGCTCAAAGATAAACAGCTGAATTTCGTCGCCTGTGGATTAGAGAGCGCATACGTGAGCAATAACGCGCCCGACGAGTTTGTGGCGCTGATGTCAAAACACTATCACCGCTTAAAGCGCATCAGCGATTATCAGGACATTGACGACGTCCTGTTCAAGTTCTCACTTAACCTGCCGGATAGCGATATCCCGGATCTCATCGACCAACTGCATGTGTCGCTGGACGGCATCATGAAGCCCGTCACCAGCGGTTTTGGCTTTGTCGATCTGATTATCCCTGGCCTGCATAAAGCCAATGGCATCAGCCGCCTGCTCAAACGCTGGGGCATTTCCCCGCAGGAGTGCGTAGGTATTGGTGACAGCGGTAACGACGCCGAAATGCTCAAGCTGGTGAAATATTCGTTTGCGATGGGTAATGCAGCGGAAAGCATTAAATCCATCAGCCGTTTTCGTGCTGACGATAACAATCATCAGGGCGCGCTGAATGTCATCCAGGCCGTGCTCGACAATACCGATCCTTTCAACGCGTAA
- a CDS encoding LacI family DNA-binding transcriptional regulator, translating into MDKRLKIAEIAARTQLSISTVSRVLAGKANTSEKARQKVLECARELGVMDGMAAGRLLLNSLVVFAPQRAFDERSDIFYYRVIQSVSKGLASHEVRLRYCALEENDSDAQLFLARMNETDTQAAILLGIDDPHIHDLAVDIAKPCMLINCRDSRMRLPVVAPDHRAIGERAAEYLFEMGHREIMNVLCLRRYTMELRLAGIRDSWQTHNLKFNDKRDLLVVPSFSATETEQQVSEWLSGTPAKNLPTAFLVGGDFMAAGTISALQKHGLRVPQDVSVMSIDGFNLAAIQDVPLTAVHVPRDELGTEAVHMLQQRLMRPDAPVGTLLLNGTLTVRESVRRIRQGKRRTAVEREGLYDA; encoded by the coding sequence ATGGATAAAAGGCTAAAAATCGCCGAAATTGCCGCCCGTACGCAACTCTCGATCAGCACGGTTTCTCGTGTTTTGGCTGGGAAGGCCAACACCAGCGAAAAAGCCCGCCAGAAAGTGCTGGAATGCGCGCGGGAACTGGGCGTTATGGATGGCATGGCTGCGGGGCGGTTGCTGCTGAATAGCCTGGTGGTCTTCGCCCCGCAGCGGGCATTTGACGAGCGGTCCGACATCTTTTACTACCGCGTGATCCAAAGTGTGAGCAAAGGGCTCGCCTCTCATGAAGTCAGGCTTCGCTACTGCGCGCTGGAGGAGAACGACAGCGACGCGCAGCTCTTTCTCGCTCGTATGAATGAAACGGACACCCAGGCCGCTATATTACTGGGCATTGACGATCCCCATATTCACGATCTGGCCGTTGATATTGCCAAACCCTGCATGCTCATTAACTGTCGTGACAGTCGGATGCGCTTGCCTGTCGTCGCCCCCGATCACCGCGCCATTGGTGAACGGGCCGCGGAGTACCTGTTCGAAATGGGTCATCGTGAAATCATGAATGTACTGTGCCTGCGCCGGTATACCATGGAGCTGCGTCTGGCGGGCATCCGTGATAGCTGGCAGACGCACAATCTGAAATTTAACGACAAACGCGATCTGCTGGTGGTGCCCAGTTTCAGCGCTACAGAAACGGAACAGCAGGTCAGCGAATGGCTCAGTGGAACGCCGGCCAAAAACCTGCCAACGGCGTTTCTGGTGGGGGGCGATTTCATGGCTGCGGGCACCATTAGCGCGTTACAAAAGCATGGTCTGCGGGTGCCGCAGGATGTCTCGGTGATGAGCATCGACGGTTTTAATCTGGCAGCGATTCAGGATGTTCCGCTAACGGCGGTGCATGTTCCGCGCGATGAGCTGGGTACGGAAGCGGTGCATATGCTCCAGCAGCGTCTGATGCGCCCGGATGCGCCGGTGGGAACGTTGTTGCTAAACGGAACGCTGACGGTGCGGGAATCAGTACGGCGGATACGTCAGGGAAAACGACGCACCGCCGTGGAGCGGGAAGGGCTTTACGACGCTTAG
- a CDS encoding glycyl-radical enzyme activating protein: protein MIFNIQRYSTHDGPGIRTVVFLKGCSLSCRWCQNPESRSRTRDVLFDARQCLEGCDLCQQAAPGIIERALNGLIIHREKLDDATLNALTDCCPTQAMTVCGEDQQVADIMVTVLRDKPFYDRSGGGLTLSGGEPFMNPDLALSLFKASHGQGIHTAVETCLHVPWHAIEPSLPYVDLFLADLKHVDGEVFKQWAGGSAKRVLENLKRLAAAGKKITIRVPLIPGFNADEASIKAITRFAADELNVREIHFLPYHTLGMNKYTLLGQPYSAPDKPLDNPALLDFALACAGQNGLTATLRG from the coding sequence ATGATCTTCAATATTCAGCGCTACTCGACTCATGACGGCCCCGGTATTCGTACCGTGGTGTTCCTGAAAGGCTGCTCATTAAGCTGCCGCTGGTGTCAAAACCCTGAGAGCCGCTCTCGTACCCGAGACGTCCTGTTTGATGCCCGCCAGTGCCTGGAAGGCTGTGACCTTTGCCAGCAGGCGGCGCCAGGGATTATCGAGCGTGCGCTGAATGGACTGATTATTCATCGCGAAAAACTCGACGACGCAACGCTCAACGCCCTCACCGATTGTTGCCCTACGCAAGCGATGACCGTCTGCGGTGAGGATCAACAGGTCGCCGATATTATGGTCACCGTGCTGCGCGATAAACCTTTTTACGATCGCAGCGGCGGCGGTCTCACGCTCTCCGGCGGCGAACCATTTATGAACCCGGATCTGGCCCTCTCGCTGTTCAAAGCCAGCCATGGACAAGGCATACATACCGCCGTCGAAACCTGTCTGCATGTCCCGTGGCACGCTATTGAGCCCTCGCTGCCGTATGTTGACCTTTTTCTCGCCGACCTGAAACATGTCGATGGCGAGGTATTTAAACAATGGGCTGGCGGCTCAGCTAAGCGCGTACTGGAAAACCTGAAACGCCTTGCGGCAGCGGGCAAAAAAATCACGATTCGCGTCCCGCTGATTCCCGGTTTTAACGCAGATGAAGCGTCCATCAAAGCCATTACCCGTTTTGCTGCGGATGAACTCAACGTCCGCGAGATCCATTTTCTGCCCTACCACACCCTTGGCATGAACAAATATACCCTGCTCGGCCAACCCTACTCTGCCCCTGATAAACCGCTCGATAACCCAGCGTTACTGGACTTTGCCCTGGCGTGTGCTGGCCAGAATGGGTTAACCGCGACCTTACGAGGATAA
- a CDS encoding MFS transporter, whose translation MSQDINTPVVASKTRRVIKNLRWYVLVLFLLGVTVNYITRNSLGILAPELKATMGITTEQYSWIVGAFQIAYTIFQPLCGWLIDVIGLKIGFMVCAGIWALMCIFHAGAGSWVHLAILRFFMGASEAAATPANAKTIGEWFPKSERPIAAGWAGVGFSIGAMLAPPIIYFAHASFGWQGAFMFTGVLALLWVILWWAFYHNPEQHPNLGKDELAFIKQDNEPPAVKLPFLTALKTVSKNKRFYGIAIPAFMAEPAWAVLSFWVPLYLAKEHGMDLKQIAMFAWLPFLAADLGSVVSGYLTRLYTRLFGCSRVNSVVASSVTGAFLMISLAAVAITRDPYITIALISIGGFGHQIISCMLSALVVESFDKGQMATVNGMRGSAAWIASFLFSLLIGVTADKIGFNPLFIAMGFFDLVGAFFLVAFIAERRAKRA comes from the coding sequence ATGAGTCAGGACATTAATACACCGGTTGTGGCAAGCAAAACCCGCCGCGTCATCAAAAACCTGCGCTGGTATGTACTGGTGCTGTTTTTGCTGGGCGTCACCGTTAACTACATTACCCGTAACTCCCTGGGCATTTTGGCACCCGAGCTGAAAGCGACAATGGGGATTACCACCGAGCAATACTCCTGGATTGTCGGCGCGTTTCAGATTGCCTATACCATTTTCCAGCCCTTATGCGGCTGGCTGATCGACGTGATTGGCCTGAAAATTGGCTTTATGGTTTGCGCCGGGATCTGGGCATTAATGTGTATTTTCCACGCTGGTGCGGGCAGTTGGGTGCACCTGGCTATCCTGCGCTTCTTCATGGGGGCATCGGAAGCCGCCGCAACGCCTGCAAACGCCAAAACCATTGGCGAATGGTTCCCAAAATCTGAGCGTCCGATTGCTGCCGGTTGGGCAGGCGTAGGCTTCTCGATCGGTGCGATGTTGGCACCGCCCATTATTTACTTTGCTCACGCGTCATTCGGCTGGCAAGGTGCGTTCATGTTTACCGGCGTGCTGGCTCTGCTGTGGGTGATTTTGTGGTGGGCGTTCTACCACAACCCGGAACAGCACCCGAATCTGGGCAAAGACGAGCTGGCGTTCATCAAACAGGATAACGAGCCACCAGCCGTTAAGCTGCCGTTCCTGACCGCACTCAAAACTGTGTCCAAAAATAAGCGTTTCTACGGTATCGCTATTCCCGCTTTCATGGCTGAACCGGCCTGGGCCGTGCTGAGCTTCTGGGTTCCGCTGTATCTTGCCAAAGAACACGGCATGGACCTGAAACAGATCGCGATGTTTGCCTGGCTGCCGTTCCTGGCCGCCGATCTCGGCAGCGTGGTTAGCGGATATCTCACTCGTCTTTATACCCGTCTTTTCGGCTGCTCGCGTGTTAACTCCGTGGTGGCCAGCTCTGTGACCGGCGCGTTCTTGATGATTTCTCTGGCTGCGGTTGCTATCACCCGCGACCCGTATATCACGATTGCGCTTATCTCTATCGGCGGGTTCGGCCATCAGATCATCTCCTGCATGCTCAGCGCCCTGGTGGTGGAATCGTTCGACAAAGGCCAAATGGCGACCGTCAACGGCATGCGCGGATCGGCGGCCTGGATCGCCAGCTTCCTGTTCTCACTGTTAATCGGCGTCACCGCCGACAAAATCGGCTTTAACCCGCTGTTCATTGCCATGGGTTTCTTTGACCTTGTTGGCGCATTTTTCCTGGTCGCATTTATTGCTGAACGTCGCGCTAAGCGCGCCTGA